Proteins from one Brevibacillus humidisoli genomic window:
- a CDS encoding RluA family pseudouridine synthase, producing MSAKGWLEYVVTEQDEGQTVEQIVREKLAVSGRMVQRLTRSKGIRLNRKNAYLKRTVKKGDKVAVRIADRERTGAASLPETEHPRILTKAPPVEILYEDDHLLVANKPAGMMVHPLRETDRATLVEALAAHFQVTGEASVAIPHPVHRLDKETSGAVLIAKSSYAHQLADRVLRAGKLHREYIALVSGRVEKNSGTIRAAIIRDGRHPTKRKWSEAGDPAITHYEVLVRGTDTTLVKAWLETGKTHQIRVHFSGLGHPLIGDRLYGGKGFGFFRQALHAYRLSFPHPLFDEVVEVLAPLPEDLRSYLAKAGYDEHLENGS from the coding sequence GTGTCAGCCAAGGGATGGCTTGAATACGTAGTGACGGAGCAGGACGAAGGACAAACAGTGGAACAAATCGTACGGGAGAAGCTGGCGGTTTCCGGGCGCATGGTACAGCGGTTAACCCGCAGTAAAGGAATTCGCCTCAATCGCAAAAATGCTTATCTGAAACGAACGGTAAAGAAGGGCGACAAGGTAGCGGTGCGGATCGCAGACAGGGAAAGAACGGGGGCAGCATCTCTGCCAGAGACGGAGCATCCTCGTATCTTGACGAAAGCGCCCCCCGTCGAGATTCTTTATGAAGACGACCATCTGCTGGTGGCAAACAAGCCTGCGGGCATGATGGTGCATCCTCTAAGGGAGACAGATCGCGCCACGTTGGTAGAGGCACTAGCAGCCCACTTCCAGGTGACGGGTGAGGCGTCAGTGGCTATTCCCCATCCCGTCCACCGGCTGGACAAAGAGACCTCGGGGGCTGTGTTGATAGCCAAGAGCAGCTACGCCCACCAATTGGCGGACAGGGTGCTTCGGGCAGGAAAACTCCACCGGGAATACATAGCGCTCGTTTCCGGGCGAGTGGAGAAGAACAGCGGGACCATCCGGGCGGCGATCATCCGCGACGGGCGGCACCCGACCAAGCGGAAGTGGAGTGAAGCAGGTGATCCTGCGATCACACACTACGAGGTGCTGGTCAGAGGAACCGATACGACACTGGTTAAAGCGTGGTTGGAGACGGGAAAGACGCATCAAATACGCGTTCATTTCTCCGGATTGGGTCATCCGCTGATCGGGGACCGATTGTATGGGGGGAAGGGATTCGGCTTTTTCCGTCAGGCGCTTCATGCCTATCGGTTATCCTTTCCTCATCCGCTGTTCGACGAGGTGGTAGAGGTGTTGGCGCCACTGCCGGAGGACCTGCGTTCCTATCTGGCGAAGGCAGGGTACGACGAGCATCTAGAGAATGGCAGCTAG
- a CDS encoding 1-aminocyclopropane-1-carboxylate deaminase/D-cysteine desulfhydrase: MATIKTPLQFLPRLSETLGRQIWIKRDDLNGDILTAGNKRRKLAYLLADAKQKGADTVLTTGGPNSNHARATAAMSIQMGLTPILVLAGREPDARRGNYLLNSLMGVEMKFSGARTQEEMESALRDYADQVAQAGKRPYVIGVGGSNGLGSLGYVDAYSEMKRQAAEAGVHFEWIFAAAGSGGTLAGLIYGRDLAGDQTEIVGISPWLKETEIRMRIDQCLAELDVLAEQRRTAERSGPAYRVSDAYLGKGYGVPTDTGMEALRLLAQSEAILLDHVYTAKTMAGCLDFIRSGIISPGANVLFWHTGGAPGLFVLE; encoded by the coding sequence ATGGCGACGATCAAGACACCGCTGCAGTTTTTGCCGCGTCTCAGCGAGACATTGGGGCGGCAGATCTGGATCAAGCGGGACGATCTGAACGGTGACATCCTGACCGCCGGAAACAAAAGGCGAAAACTGGCCTATCTGTTGGCAGATGCGAAACAGAAGGGGGCAGATACGGTTCTCACCACAGGCGGTCCTAATTCCAACCACGCACGGGCAACCGCTGCGATGTCCATACAAATGGGTCTCACTCCGATCCTGGTACTGGCTGGCCGCGAGCCGGATGCCCGACGGGGAAACTATCTGCTCAACAGCCTGATGGGCGTCGAGATGAAGTTTAGCGGGGCACGCACACAAGAAGAGATGGAGTCTGCTTTGAGAGATTACGCCGACCAAGTGGCTCAAGCGGGAAAGCGGCCGTATGTGATCGGAGTGGGCGGATCGAACGGTCTCGGGTCGCTCGGCTATGTCGATGCATACAGTGAGATGAAGCGGCAGGCGGCGGAAGCGGGAGTCCACTTTGAGTGGATATTTGCTGCTGCCGGATCCGGAGGAACACTGGCAGGGCTGATCTACGGACGTGACCTGGCCGGCGATCAGACGGAGATCGTCGGGATTTCCCCCTGGCTAAAAGAGACGGAAATCCGCATGCGGATTGATCAGTGTCTGGCCGAGTTGGATGTACTGGCAGAGCAAAGAAGGACGGCAGAACGATCCGGTCCCGCATATCGGGTGAGTGATGCCTACCTCGGCAAAGGATACGGTGTGCCTACCGATACAGGCATGGAGGCACTAAGGCTGCTGGCCCAGTCGGAAGCGATCCTGCTGGATCACGTCTACACCGCAAAAACAATGGCGGGCTGCCTGGACTTCATCCGCAGCGGAATCATTTCACCAGGGGCGAACGTACTCTTTTGGCACACTGGTGGAGCACCGGGGCTGTTTGTACTGGAGTAG
- a CDS encoding aminopeptidase → MVDPRMSKLAEILLDHSVRIQEREHLMIELRGGGVELAKELIKQAYARGAYPHVRIINPEIQRELLMGTTEERAETIKQWEEPIVRGTDAFIVINGMNNDSEMADVPVERRRMQQNVMKPVNDLLTNHRRWVLLNYPGPAKAQSANMSTEAFEDFYFDVCTLDYKKMKEAFSPLKELMDQTDQVRIVGPGTELTFSIKGIPNIICAGEYNVPDGEIFTAPVRDSVNGTISFRTTTQYMNTRFDHIRLRFENGKIVEASANNTSRLNEILDLDEGARYIGEFAIGVNPYILHPMNDILFDEKIAGSFHFTPGQAYLEADNGNRSVVHWDMVNIQRPEYGGGEIWFDDVLIRKDGLFVHEALLGLNPENLKT, encoded by the coding sequence ATGGTAGATCCACGAATGAGCAAGCTGGCTGAAATCCTGCTCGACCACTCCGTCCGCATACAGGAACGGGAGCATCTCATGATTGAACTGCGAGGCGGAGGAGTGGAACTGGCCAAGGAATTGATAAAACAAGCATACGCCAGAGGGGCTTACCCGCATGTGCGGATAATCAATCCCGAGATTCAGCGCGAACTGCTGATGGGCACGACAGAGGAGCGGGCAGAAACAATCAAGCAGTGGGAGGAGCCGATTGTCCGAGGAACGGATGCGTTCATCGTGATCAACGGCATGAACAACGACAGTGAAATGGCCGACGTGCCGGTTGAGCGGCGGCGCATGCAGCAAAACGTGATGAAGCCGGTCAATGACTTGTTGACCAATCACCGGAGATGGGTACTGCTCAACTATCCGGGTCCCGCTAAAGCACAGAGCGCCAACATGTCGACGGAGGCTTTTGAAGATTTTTACTTCGATGTCTGCACCCTAGACTACAAAAAGATGAAGGAAGCCTTTTCCCCGCTAAAAGAATTGATGGATCAGACAGATCAGGTGCGGATCGTCGGTCCAGGTACCGAGCTGACCTTTTCGATCAAAGGCATCCCTAACATTATCTGCGCGGGTGAATACAATGTTCCGGATGGAGAAATCTTTACCGCACCGGTGCGCGATTCGGTTAACGGCACGATTAGCTTCCGGACGACTACCCAGTACATGAATACGCGGTTTGACCATATCAGGCTGCGCTTTGAAAACGGCAAGATTGTGGAAGCTTCGGCCAACAATACGAGCCGATTAAACGAAATCCTGGATTTGGACGAAGGAGCTCGCTACATTGGCGAATTCGCAATCGGGGTCAATCCTTACATCCTGCACCCGATGAACGACATCTTATTTGACGAAAAAATCGCCGGCAGCTTCCACTTCACGCCAGGGCAGGCTTATCTGGAAGCAGACAACGGAAACCGCAGCGTGGTTCACTGGGATATGGTCAACATTCAACGTCCGGAATACGGTGGTGGCGAGATCTGGTTTGACGATGTGTTGATTCGCAAGGACGGTCTGTTTGTGCACGAGGCTCTGCTTGGCCTCAATCCGGAAAACCTGAAAACCTGA
- the mnmH gene encoding tRNA 2-selenouridine(34) synthase MnmH, producing the protein MKEISIEELLHKGCGNLIDVRSPAEYARDTIPGACNVPLFSDEERAQVGITYKQEGQAAAQWLGMQIVAPKMERLMRAIRERAEETSEVPTIFCWRGGMRSKAMATFASFSGLPVQRLIGGYRAYRKHVVHTFEPYQLHAPVVLLHGLTGVGKTELLRRLEERGLPVLDLERMAGHRGSVFGHIGYGKPANQKMFDARLFETLRQYPDAPFFLMEAESRRIGNALLPPFLMEAKQTAYHLFLRAPLDVRVERLYADYVAPYAHRSDFRESILQAYRTIAGKIPTEQSRLLAEAIKREDYRQAITSLLLYYYDPRYQNKRNTYTGPFTEIDATSLEAAEAATIHFLKATFTDQKIYGGISRGQLDVLQ; encoded by the coding sequence GTGAAAGAGATCAGCATAGAGGAACTGCTGCACAAGGGATGCGGCAACCTGATCGACGTGCGATCCCCTGCGGAATATGCGCGTGATACGATTCCAGGTGCCTGCAACGTTCCGCTGTTCAGCGATGAGGAGCGCGCCCAGGTGGGAATCACTTACAAGCAGGAGGGACAAGCAGCGGCACAGTGGCTAGGCATGCAGATTGTGGCGCCCAAGATGGAGAGATTGATGCGGGCGATCCGGGAGCGGGCAGAAGAAACAAGTGAAGTCCCGACCATTTTTTGCTGGCGGGGCGGCATGCGCAGCAAGGCGATGGCCACATTTGCCAGCTTTTCCGGTCTGCCTGTGCAGCGCCTGATCGGTGGATACCGGGCCTACCGCAAACACGTCGTGCATACGTTTGAGCCGTACCAACTACATGCTCCGGTGGTGCTGCTGCACGGTTTGACGGGGGTGGGCAAAACGGAACTGCTCAGACGATTGGAAGAGCGCGGTCTGCCTGTGCTTGACCTTGAACGGATGGCGGGCCATCGCGGTTCGGTCTTCGGTCACATCGGGTATGGCAAACCAGCCAACCAGAAGATGTTTGACGCTCGTCTGTTTGAGACCCTGCGCCAGTATCCAGACGCTCCCTTTTTCCTGATGGAAGCAGAGAGCAGACGGATCGGCAATGCCCTCCTCCCTCCCTTCTTGATGGAGGCAAAACAGACAGCCTATCATCTTTTTCTCCGTGCGCCGCTCGACGTGCGTGTTGAGCGATTGTATGCCGATTATGTCGCTCCGTATGCCCACCGCAGTGATTTCCGCGAAAGCATTCTGCAGGCCTACCGAACGATCGCCGGCAAGATTCCGACAGAACAGTCCCGTCTGCTGGCAGAGGCGATCAAGCGGGAGGATTACCGACAGGCGATCACTTCTTTGTTGCTATACTACTATGATCCGCGCTACCAGAATAAACGGAACACTTATACCGGTCCCTTTACCGAGATCGATGCCACCTCGCTGGAAGCAGCGGAAGCGGCGACGATTCATTTTTTGAAAGCAACTTTTACCGACCAAAAAATTTATGGTGGGATATCAAGGGGGCAGCTCGATGTGTTACAATGA
- the selD gene encoding selenide, water dikinase SelD — MVSPIKLTSYTTKGGCGCKISPDALSSVLKDAKRPGQNDPRLLVGLETSDDAGVYQLTDDIALVQTLDFFTPIVDDPYWFGQIAAANALSDVFAMGGQPITALNIVGFPISKLDPAVLGEILRGAADKVEEAGAALVGGHSIDDPEPKFGLSVTGTVHPRNVLTNAGAKPGDALILTKPIGVGIQTTAIKRDALSPQMTETVMKLMATLNKQAAACMKAFSVHACTDVTGFGLLGHALEMAEGSKVGIRIRQADVPVLEGTRQLAEVGIVPGGSKSNYRWVQDRVSFSEALDELDRLILCDAVTSGGLLISVRGEEADALLHSLHEHGVDGARKIADVVDEHPGKIVVV, encoded by the coding sequence ATGGTTAGCCCGATCAAACTGACGTCTTACACGACGAAAGGAGGGTGCGGCTGCAAGATCAGCCCTGATGCCCTCTCATCCGTACTGAAGGATGCCAAACGGCCGGGTCAAAACGATCCGCGATTGCTGGTTGGACTGGAGACATCCGATGATGCCGGCGTCTACCAATTGACCGATGACATCGCGCTTGTCCAAACGTTGGACTTTTTTACGCCGATTGTCGATGATCCGTACTGGTTCGGCCAGATTGCGGCGGCAAACGCACTAAGCGATGTGTTTGCGATGGGCGGGCAGCCGATTACGGCCCTTAACATCGTCGGCTTCCCGATCAGCAAGCTGGACCCGGCTGTATTGGGCGAGATCCTGCGGGGTGCAGCGGACAAAGTGGAGGAGGCGGGCGCGGCTCTCGTGGGTGGGCACTCGATCGACGATCCCGAGCCAAAGTTCGGTCTGTCGGTGACCGGAACGGTTCACCCGCGGAACGTTCTCACCAACGCGGGAGCCAAACCCGGCGATGCGCTGATCCTAACCAAGCCGATCGGCGTCGGCATTCAGACGACAGCGATCAAACGGGATGCCCTCTCCCCTCAAATGACAGAGACGGTGATGAAGCTGATGGCCACGCTGAACAAGCAGGCAGCTGCCTGCATGAAAGCTTTTTCTGTCCATGCCTGCACCGATGTGACTGGTTTTGGACTGCTGGGACACGCACTGGAGATGGCGGAGGGAAGCAAGGTAGGGATTCGCATACGGCAGGCGGACGTACCGGTTCTGGAGGGGACGCGCCAACTGGCGGAGGTGGGAATCGTTCCCGGCGGCAGCAAATCCAACTACCGCTGGGTTCAGGACCGCGTGAGCTTCTCCGAGGCGCTGGATGAGCTTGACCGCCTGATCCTCTGTGATGCCGTAACGTCAGGGGGACTGTTGATCAGTGTGCGAGGCGAGGAGGCTGACGCGCTGCTCCACTCCCTGCACGAGCATGGGGTTGATGGGGCGCGGAAGATCGCCGATGTGGTTGACGAGCATCCTGGGAAGATCGTGGTAGTATAG
- a CDS encoding carboxymuconolactone decarboxylase family protein — protein MKSEPLKSDQMTQYHREWNAVMADNDDFFQQFGALDDKVYEEGAIDKKHKELMGLAISVTTKCNECILYHLKGCLKAGANKSAIIEAIKIGVIAGGSITYPNARFAFEMLQELEVIQAG, from the coding sequence ATGAAATCGGAACCATTGAAATCAGACCAAATGACTCAATATCACAGAGAGTGGAATGCCGTCATGGCCGACAACGATGACTTCTTCCAACAATTCGGAGCGTTGGACGACAAGGTGTACGAAGAGGGGGCGATTGACAAAAAACACAAAGAACTGATGGGATTGGCCATCTCAGTCACAACCAAATGCAACGAATGCATTTTGTATCACCTCAAAGGGTGTCTGAAAGCGGGCGCCAACAAAAGCGCGATCATCGAGGCGATCAAGATCGGTGTGATCGCCGGCGGGTCGATCACCTATCCCAATGCTCGTTTTGCCTTTGAGATGCTACAAGAGTTGGAAGTGATCCAGGCAGGGTGA
- a CDS encoding MDR family MFS transporter — MYWLRWDLNLKVRLFGEGIFHIFMWMVFPFMALHFTESFGKDAAGLLLMVPPLLGIVASLIGGQLSDRIGRRPAMIFASAMESAMFVLFALSSSPWVDYLAFIGLSVAGSIYWPASAAMVTDLTTEEERRKVFATFYTTMNIGVVVGPIIGSMFFIHHRTALFVVCAAVSMLLTTLLFVLIKESLPASARKMREQANTPKEQWRSYAVIFRDKMFALYIMAGILVAIVFMQMDLYMGIYIKEHVPEQTLFTWGDWSFTVAPTEVFGWLIGLNGLMVVLFTLLVTRMFSHWNDRNALVLSSILSGIGMFAMGLTANVWLLFGCMVLFTLGELIRTPVAQTFVSKYAPEESRGQYMGASTLQFSIGRFLAPAAIGLSQWLPPLGVFGVILLCALISALLYVRLFRLLAKFPRKTSQEELDANAAQEAKQKKAKPEVV, encoded by the coding sequence ATGTATTGGCTTCGATGGGATCTAAACTTAAAAGTACGGCTGTTTGGCGAAGGGATCTTTCACATATTCATGTGGATGGTTTTTCCCTTTATGGCGCTGCACTTCACGGAATCGTTTGGAAAAGATGCAGCAGGGCTCCTGCTGATGGTTCCGCCGCTGCTGGGCATCGTCGCCAGCCTGATCGGCGGCCAGTTGTCCGATCGAATCGGGAGACGACCGGCGATGATTTTCGCCTCGGCGATGGAGTCCGCCATGTTCGTATTGTTTGCCCTCTCTTCTTCCCCCTGGGTGGATTACCTGGCATTTATCGGCCTCTCGGTTGCCGGTTCTATCTACTGGCCGGCAAGCGCCGCGATGGTGACCGACTTGACCACGGAAGAAGAGCGCAGAAAGGTTTTCGCCACCTTTTATACGACGATGAACATTGGCGTGGTAGTCGGACCGATCATCGGCTCGATGTTCTTTATTCACCACCGGACAGCACTGTTCGTGGTCTGTGCCGCAGTCAGCATGCTGCTGACTACCCTGCTGTTTGTCCTGATCAAAGAATCGCTGCCCGCTTCCGCGCGGAAGATGCGCGAACAGGCAAACACGCCCAAGGAGCAGTGGCGCAGTTATGCGGTGATCTTTCGCGACAAAATGTTTGCCCTGTATATTATGGCCGGGATTCTCGTGGCCATCGTGTTTATGCAGATGGATCTCTACATGGGCATTTATATTAAAGAGCACGTCCCGGAACAAACGCTGTTCACCTGGGGCGACTGGTCGTTCACGGTGGCACCGACAGAAGTGTTCGGTTGGCTGATCGGCCTAAACGGGCTGATGGTCGTCCTGTTTACCTTGCTGGTGACCCGGATGTTTTCCCACTGGAATGACCGCAACGCGCTCGTTCTCTCCTCGATCCTGTCTGGAATCGGCATGTTTGCGATGGGGCTGACCGCCAACGTCTGGCTGCTGTTTGGCTGTATGGTGCTGTTTACCCTGGGGGAACTGATCCGGACTCCGGTGGCCCAGACGTTTGTCAGCAAATATGCACCGGAAGAGAGCCGCGGTCAGTACATGGGCGCCTCTACGCTGCAGTTCTCCATCGGACGCTTCCTCGCCCCGGCTGCGATCGGGCTGTCGCAGTGGCTCCCGCCGCTGGGTGTGTTTGGCGTGATACTGCTTTGTGCCCTGATTAGCGCCTTGTTGTACGTAAGGTTGTTCCGGCTGCTCGCCAAATTCCCCCGAAAAACCAGCCAGGAGGAGTTGGACGCAAACGCGGCGCAAGAGGCGAAGCAAAAGAAAGCAAAGCCGGAGGTGGTATAG
- a CDS encoding DUF4855 domain-containing protein, with the protein MRFDSRTGSSSRDGRTPRLSVRLILIATCLLTAVGAMGADLVWASGGASDGFVIEPARLTLVAGTSEKIIVRGRDGARLPYPPVFSFDRIELGRVMADGTFVAGPYAGKGTITVSVGHHTAAIPLEITPDGRQPIPIGQPSLTLPQADKLDKYGGNLATHRFFSVQTTGPVDPALQQMERQYPGPVGGLVTDSPVWTGYHRQAGRVITVALGDRYGLEQVSLSFLQRPDQGIYAPREMDVELSADGENWQFAGKVRHSWTGQRTDHGVYTYAVALPAAPAKYVRIRFPVKVWVFARGLQIRGAFRAGEERQVKWADAEQQQSRSDGRVGPVRHLLLTYTGGHGARGTWNSRDFLPMVAYVDQRGRIVDRMFDSFLFLPYPELSATKEAWTRYLDDLFQLGSQLAALEEAMKEYDRQHGRSGETPEVAQVILSLPYPDPRQHHFGRIPDLPRPLSFAGSGDDEAAYEDRKRALEWYADHLLQRWKQAGYSHLRLVGLYWFHELVDDSAPGERQLIRDAAEMAHNMGLPLFWIPYYESPGYTEWRELGFDHAFIQPNYYGDQRLPLARMEAAAAVSRAFGMGLEIEGDERMTADLHFYQVYRNQLIAAHRLGMDRQAACAYYFGSKGLLQAYRSRESHVRRLYDDTYCWMRSRFLERDYWQPWVLPD; encoded by the coding sequence ATGAGGTTTGACAGTCGAACAGGCTCCAGCAGCCGGGATGGCAGGACACCCAGACTGTCGGTTCGGCTGATCCTCATTGCGACCTGCCTATTGACGGCGGTGGGGGCAATGGGAGCGGACCTCGTGTGGGCATCAGGTGGCGCCTCAGACGGGTTTGTCATAGAGCCCGCACGGCTAACGCTCGTAGCAGGAACAAGTGAAAAGATCATCGTCAGGGGGAGAGACGGGGCCAGACTGCCGTATCCCCCTGTTTTTTCTTTTGATCGCATAGAATTGGGCAGGGTGATGGCGGACGGTACATTTGTCGCCGGTCCGTATGCCGGAAAAGGCACGATTACGGTGTCAGTGGGTCACCATACTGCGGCCATCCCGCTGGAGATCACCCCTGATGGACGCCAGCCGATTCCGATTGGACAACCATCGCTTACCCTGCCACAGGCTGACAAGCTTGACAAGTACGGAGGCAACCTCGCTACCCACCGATTCTTTTCCGTACAGACCACAGGTCCTGTTGACCCTGCTCTACAGCAGATGGAGCGGCAGTACCCGGGGCCGGTAGGTGGTTTGGTCACGGATTCACCTGTCTGGACCGGGTATCACCGTCAGGCAGGCCGAGTGATTACGGTGGCCTTGGGAGACAGGTATGGATTGGAACAAGTATCCCTCTCTTTTTTGCAGCGTCCCGATCAGGGAATCTACGCTCCGCGTGAGATGGATGTGGAACTGTCGGCAGACGGGGAAAACTGGCAGTTTGCCGGCAAGGTGAGGCACTCTTGGACGGGGCAGCGGACCGATCATGGCGTGTATACGTATGCTGTCGCCCTTCCCGCTGCCCCGGCGAAGTATGTTCGGATTCGCTTTCCTGTAAAGGTCTGGGTGTTTGCGCGCGGGTTGCAGATTAGAGGAGCTTTCCGAGCGGGAGAGGAAAGGCAGGTGAAATGGGCTGACGCAGAGCAGCAGCAGTCCCGTTCAGACGGGAGAGTTGGGCCCGTTCGCCATCTGCTGCTTACCTACACCGGAGGACATGGGGCGCGTGGAACGTGGAACAGCCGCGACTTTCTGCCGATGGTGGCGTATGTGGATCAGCGCGGCAGGATCGTTGATCGGATGTTTGACAGCTTCCTGTTTCTGCCCTATCCAGAACTGTCCGCGACCAAAGAGGCGTGGACCCGCTATCTTGACGATCTGTTTCAACTAGGCAGTCAGTTGGCTGCGCTTGAGGAGGCGATGAAGGAGTACGACCGACAGCACGGCAGATCAGGGGAGACACCAGAGGTGGCTCAAGTCATCTTGTCGCTCCCGTATCCCGATCCTAGGCAGCATCACTTTGGCAGGATACCAGATCTGCCGCGGCCGCTCTCATTTGCCGGAAGCGGTGATGACGAGGCTGCTTATGAAGATCGAAAGCGGGCGCTGGAATGGTATGCCGATCACCTGCTGCAGCGCTGGAAACAGGCTGGCTATTCCCATCTGCGGCTGGTCGGTCTCTACTGGTTTCACGAACTGGTGGACGACAGTGCACCGGGAGAGCGCCAATTGATACGCGATGCCGCTGAGATGGCGCACAACATGGGCCTGCCGCTGTTCTGGATTCCGTATTATGAATCACCAGGGTATACGGAGTGGCGGGAGCTGGGATTTGACCATGCTTTTATCCAACCCAACTACTACGGTGACCAAAGACTGCCGCTCGCCAGGATGGAGGCGGCGGCGGCCGTAAGTCGCGCATTTGGCATGGGTCTGGAAATAGAAGGGGATGAGCGGATGACAGCAGATCTCCACTTTTACCAGGTCTATCGCAACCAGTTGATTGCAGCACACCGGCTCGGGATGGATCGGCAGGCAGCCTGCGCCTATTATTTTGGTTCAAAGGGGCTGCTGCAGGCATATCGCAGTCGGGAATCCCACGTCCGGCGTCTCTATGACGATACCTATTGCTGGATGCGCAGTCGTTTTCTTGAGCGAGACTACTGGCAGCCGTGGGTTCTCCCCGACTAG
- a CDS encoding THUMP domain-containing class I SAM-dependent RNA methyltransferase, whose translation MQKVELIATATFGLEAVVAEEVKQLGYQDVQVENGKVTFTADMSAIPRTNLWLRTADRVRLKIGEFQATTFDELFEQTKALPWAEWIPEDGAFPVEGKSVKSTLFSVSDCQAIVKKAIVENLKQTYRRDWFEETGPLYKIEVSLLKDIATLTIDTSGPGLHKRGYRQLIGPAPLKETLAAALILLSRWKPDRVLYDPFCGSGTIPIEAALIGQNIAPGMNREFASEQWPVIPKALWRDARAETHDLAAYDRKLEIIGTDIDEAVLKVARHNAVEAAVEEQIHFQRMGVNEWSTRRKYGYLIANPPYGERLSERPELSGLYRDLRTLMQQLDTWSFYVLTSDERFEKEMGRTASKKRKLYNGNIKVDYFQFFGPRPPRTQPVIRAGKEAEPQ comes from the coding sequence ATGCAAAAAGTAGAGTTGATCGCGACGGCCACCTTCGGTTTGGAAGCGGTTGTTGCAGAAGAAGTAAAACAACTGGGGTACCAAGACGTACAGGTGGAAAACGGAAAAGTGACGTTTACTGCCGACATGTCAGCCATACCCCGCACCAACTTGTGGCTGAGAACTGCAGATCGCGTCCGCTTGAAGATCGGAGAGTTTCAGGCGACGACCTTTGACGAGCTGTTTGAACAGACCAAGGCACTTCCCTGGGCGGAGTGGATTCCAGAAGACGGTGCGTTTCCGGTAGAAGGGAAATCAGTCAAATCGACGCTGTTTAGCGTCTCCGACTGTCAGGCAATCGTCAAAAAGGCGATCGTGGAAAACCTGAAGCAAACGTATAGACGCGATTGGTTCGAAGAGACAGGTCCTCTCTACAAAATCGAAGTATCTCTATTGAAAGATATCGCCACACTGACAATTGACACCAGCGGCCCTGGCCTGCACAAACGCGGCTACCGTCAGCTGATCGGCCCGGCTCCGTTGAAAGAGACGCTGGCAGCGGCGTTGATTCTGCTGTCCCGCTGGAAGCCGGATCGCGTGCTGTACGATCCTTTTTGCGGCTCCGGCACGATTCCGATCGAAGCCGCTCTGATCGGCCAAAATATCGCCCCCGGTATGAATCGCGAGTTCGCATCGGAACAATGGCCGGTGATACCTAAGGCACTGTGGCGGGATGCGCGGGCGGAGACGCATGATCTCGCAGCGTACGATCGGAAACTGGAGATCATCGGTACAGATATTGATGAAGCTGTGTTAAAAGTGGCCCGTCACAACGCAGTGGAAGCGGCGGTGGAGGAGCAGATTCACTTTCAACGCATGGGTGTCAACGAGTGGAGCACACGGAGGAAGTACGGTTACCTGATCGCCAATCCGCCTTATGGGGAGCGGCTGAGCGAACGGCCTGAACTGTCCGGCCTGTACCGTGATCTGCGAACGCTGATGCAGCAGTTGGATACCTGGTCGTTTTATGTGCTCACCTCGGATGAGAGATTTGAAAAAGAGATGGGGAGGACGGCGAGCAAAAAGCGGAAGCTGTACAACGGCAATATCAAAGTAGATTACTTTCAGTTCTTCGGGCCGCGTCCACCTCGTACGCAGCCAGTGATCCGTGCAGGAAAAGAGGCGGAACCGCAATGA